A window of the Arachis duranensis cultivar V14167 chromosome 5, aradu.V14167.gnm2.J7QH, whole genome shotgun sequence genome harbors these coding sequences:
- the LOC107487568 gene encoding uncharacterized protein LOC107487568 yields the protein MNRARERKSKTSSPSLIPMGIEPPRDLLPSKHDFPKLLLVLAISTLVACFCNLFFTSFVNPPTKPFCDSNFIHSSHSFSDDCEPCPTHGECYAGMLECFKGYRKHRNLCVEDSEISESARKIVERVEFHLCEEYAQFMCYETGSIWVSEDELWNRLEPFGDVSSDNALYNFTKEKAIESIGKSLELRLNSHGMKEYKCPDSLAEHYKPYACRLRQWILRHILLVLPVFAMLVLLTTLFWNVRRKLRISKRVEELYNQVCEILEDNALTAKSANDEREPWVVASRLRDHLLLPRERKDPLLWKKVEELVQEDSRVDRYPKLVKGESKEVWEWQVEGSLSASKMKNKRDASKTAVKEGMNLNYQNQPIMKAEHKEPLF from the exons ATGAACCGTGCAAGGGAGAGGAAGTCGAAGACATCGTCACCGTCGCTGATTCCAATGGGAATCGAACCTCCTCGCGATTTGCTTCCCTCCAAGCACGACTTCCCCAAGCTCCTCCTCGTTCTCGCCATCTCCACCCTCGTTGCTTGCTTCTGCAACCTCTTCTTCACCTCTTTCGTTAATCCCCCTACCAAACCCTTCTGCGATTCCAACTTCATCCACTCCTCACATTCATTTTCCG ATGATTGTGAACCTTGCCCAACTCATGGAGAATGCTACGCTGGCATGCTCGAATGTTTCAAGGGTTACCGCAAGCATCGTAATTTATGCGTAGAAGACAGTGAAATTAGTGAATCAGCTCGCAAAATT GTGGAGAGAGTAGAGTTTCACCTTTGTGAAGAATATGCTCAGTTTATGTGCTATGAAACTGGATCAATTTGG GTTTCAGAGGATGAATTGTGGAATCGTTTGGAGCCATTTGGGGATGTCTCCTCGGACAATGCGCTTTATAATTTCACGAAAGAGAAGGCAATTGAGTCAATTGGTAAATCATTGGAGCTGAGGTTAAATTCTCATGG GATGAAGGAGTACAAGTGTCCAGATTCGTTGGCGGAGCATTACAAGCCATATGCCTGTCGCCTTCGTCAGTGGATACTACGGCACATTCTACTTGTTTTGCCTGTTTTTGCCATG cttgttttattgacaaCTCTGTTCTGGAATGTCCGGCGGAAACTACGCATTTCAAAAAGAGTGGAGGAGCTTTACAACCAG GTCTGTGAAATACTTGAAGATAATGCATTGACGGCAAAGAGTGCAAATGATGAACGTGAACCCTGGGTTGTTGCTTCTAGGCTACGAGATCACCTGCTTTTGCCTAGAGAGCGGAAGGACCCTCTATTATGGAAAAAG GTAGAAGAATTGGTTCAAGAAGATTCGCGAGTAGATCGCTATCCCAAGTTGGTGAAGGGTGAATCAAAAGAGGTTTGGGAATGGCAAG TTGAAGGCTCTTTGAGTGCCtcaaagatgaagaataaaagagaTGCAAGCAAAACGGCGGTCAAAGAAGGCATGAACCTTAACTATCAAAACCAGCCCATTATGAAAGCGG AGCATAAGGAGCCACTGTTTTGA
- the LOC107487569 gene encoding two-component response regulator-like APRR2, which produces MVCTANDLHGWKDFPKGLRVLLLERDSTSASEIRAKLEAMDYHVSTFYDENEALSEISNRLEGFHVAIVEVSTSSSQRGFKFLENAKDLPTIMTSDTQCLSTMMKCIALGAVEFLCKPLSEDKLRNIWQHVVHKAFNAGASVLSESLKPVKESVESMLQLQTENGHLESKISIDLENISRFSDNYHEQSAGSDKYPAPSTPQLKQGARLLDDGDCQEHTNCSNEKESGEHEGESKSVEASSENLNEGTQPQKPEETLIKQEEDFVADGSNGESTVPLNPHDRRSLRSTNGNITSPNKAVVLSDTCQNKANRKKLKVDWTPALHKKFVQAVEQLGIDQAIPSRVLELMKVEGLTRHNVASHLQKYRLHKRQMMPKEEDRRWQNQRDTVRWKRPVMAYPPHHYNHGLSPPPVYPMWGQSGTQTTGAQFWGPPGYTWLRPTENWHWKPFPGVHVDAWGCPVLPATQAPYLSYTQHMAGLHNGKSADYRYGMPPSSFGHYPADEVVDKVVKEAISKPWLPLPLGLKPPSTDSVLAELSRQGISPIPLDSKGSKPC; this is translated from the exons ATGGTTTGCACTGCCAATGATTTACATGGTTGGAAGGACTTTCCAAAGGGTCTTAGGGTTCTTCTCCTTGAAAGAGACAGCACTTCTGCTTCTGAGATAAGAGCCAAACTTGAGGCCATGGACTATCACG TTTCTACCTTCTACGATGAGAATGAAGCATTGTCAGAAATTTCAAATAGGCTCGAAGGATTCCATGTGGCCATTGTGGAG GTGAGTACAAGTAGCAGCCAGAGAGGCTTTAAATTTCTTGAGAATGCCAAGGACTTGCCAACCATCA TGACTTCAGATACTCAGTGCTTGAGCACTATGATGAAGTGCATTGCG ctTGGCGCTGTTGAGTTCCTATGTAAACCACTCTCTGAGGACAAACTCAGAAATATCTGGCAGCATGTGGTTCATAAG GCATTCAATGCTGGGGCAAGTGTCTTGTCCGAATCACTAAAACCGGTTAAAGAGTCTGTAGAATCCATGTTGCAGCTGCAAACAGAAAATGGACATCTTGAGAGTAAAATTTCCATTGATTTAGAGAATATATCAAGGTTTAGTGATAATTACCATGAGCAGTCTGCCGGAAGTGATAAATATCCGGCTCCTTCGACACCTCAATTAAAACAGGGAGCAAGGTTACTGGATGATGGTGATTGCCAAGAGCATACAAATTGCTCGAATGAAAAAGAAAGTGGGGAACATGAAGGGGAATCTAAATCTGTTGAAGCATCAAGTGAGAATTTGAATGAAGGTACTCAACCACAGAAACCTGAAGAGACTCTAATTAAACAGGAAGAGGATTTTGTTGCTGATGGTTCCAATGGTGAAAGTACTGTTCCTTTGAATCCTCATGATAGAAGGTCTCTTAGAAGCACCAATGGAAATATAACATCTCCAAATAAAGCAGTGGTCCTTAGTGATACTTGTCAAAACAAAGCTAACCGGAAGAAGTTGAAA GTAGACTGGACTCCTGCATTGCACAAAAAGTTTGTGCAGGCAGTGGAACAATTAGGTATTGATCAAGCCATTCCTTCTCGCGTACTGGAGCTGATGAAAGTGGAGGGCTTGACTAGGCATAATGTGGCAAGCCATCTTCAG AAATACAGACTACATAAGAGACAAATGATGCCCAAGGAAGAAGATCGAAGATGGCAAAATCAAAGAGATACCGTGCGCTGGAAAAGGCCAGTTATGGCCTATCCTCCACATCATTATAATCATGGCCTGTCTCCACCTCCTGTATATCCAATGTGGGGACAATCCGGAACTCAAACAACCGGTGCACAGTTTTGGGGACCTCCTGGTTATACCTGGTTGCGGCCTACAGAAAATTGGCACTGGAAGCCTTTTCCAGGG GTGCATGTGGATGCATGGGGTTGTCCAGTGTTACCAGCTACTCAAGCTCCTTACCTTTCTTACACTCAA CATATGGCTGGATTGCACAATGGTAAATCAGCGGATTATAGATATGGCATGCCACCAAGTTCATTTGGGCATTATCCG GCAGATGAAGTTGTTGACAAAGTTGTAAAGGAAGCAATAAGCAAGCCATGGCTACCGTTACCCTTGGGCCTCAAGCCTCCTTCCACGGACAGCGTGTTGGCCGAGCTCTCCAGGCAAGGCATATCCCCCATCCCTCTTGACTCTAAGGGCTCTAAACCCTGCTGA
- the LOC107487570 gene encoding tobamovirus multiplication protein 2A: MACRGFWECLLKLLNFFLTLTGLAMVGYGIYLLVEFLQAPDDAVSPVSDDSSLIQLGRPMLTAVSLSNSFFDDLPKAWFIYIFIGIGVVLFAISCFGCIATSMRNGCCLSCYSVLLVLLILIELGCAAFVFFDKSWKEEIPTDKTGDFDMIYEFLRENWSIVKWVALGIVIFEALLFLLVLVVKAANRPADYDSDEEFINPRHQARQPLLNRTAGPATGVPVAGTLDHRPSRNDAWSTRMREKYGLDTSEFTYNPSESNRFQQPNSQPTEERSRCTIM; this comes from the exons ATGGCGTGTAGGGGATTCTGGGAGTGCCTTTTGAAGCTTTTGAACTTCTTCCTGACCCTCACCGGTCTGGCCATGGTTGGCTATGGGATCTATCTGTTGGTTGAATTCCTTCAAGCTCCGGATGATGCAGTTTCCCCTGTCAGTGATGATAGTTCTCTGATTCAACTTGGTCGACCCATGCTTACGGCTGTGTCTCTATCGAACAGCTTCTTTGATGATTTGCCTAAGGCTTG GTTCATTTATATATTCATTGGCATTGGAGTAGTTCTCTTTGCTATTTCTTGTTTTGGTTGTATTGCAACGTCAATGCGAAACGGATGCTGCCTTAGCTGT TACTCAGTTTTGTTGGTACTACTGATCTTGATAGAGCTGGGATGTGCAGCCTTTGTTTTCTTTGACAAAAGCTGGAAAGAA GAAATTCCAACTGATAAAACTGGAGATTTTGATATGATATATGAATTTTTGAGAGAGAATTGGAGCATTGTGAAATGGGTTGCACTTGGAATTGTTATCTTTGAG GcccttcttttcttgttagtacTTGTTGTTAAGGCTGCAAATAGACCAGCAGATTATGATAGTGACGAGGAGTTCATTAACCCAAGGCACCAAGCTCGACAACCATTGCTCAACAGAACAGCAGGCCCAGCAACAGGGGTACCAGTTGCTGGGACCCTTGACCATCGTCCAAGCAGAAATGATGCATGGAGTACACGCATGAGGGAGAAG TATGGGCTTGATACATCGGAATTTACATACAACCCATCGGAGTCAAACCGATTCCAGCAACCAAACTCACAGCCAACGGAAGAGAGGAGCCGCTGCACCATCATGTGA
- the LOC127747552 gene encoding protein MAIN-LIKE 2-like, with translation MPKKKKYRDVDRPEYHIVNYLSYDDYSSRMLTCDHPVPPDRYDERVEDHLRVTGFYYASQIGIVQNQKALVNALVERWHPDTHTFHLPVGECAVTLEDVALILGLPTDGLPVTGMTISSFDALEAECLNQFGVAPRKSECRGSCIKLTWLRDLRERLQLVDEISIQRYVKCHIMLLIGTILFGDKSGASVH, from the exons ATgccgaagaaaaaaaaatatagagatgtAGATCGTCCTGAATATCATATTGTAAATTATCTCAGCTATGATGACTAT agttcacgGATGTTGACGTGTGATCATCCTGTACCCCCGGATCGGTATGATGAAAGAGTTGAGGATCATTTAAGGGTAACAGGTTTTTATTATGCGTCCCAGATTGGAATAGTCCAAAATCAGAAGGCATTGGTGAATGCTTTAGTTGAAAGGTGGCATCCAGATACACATACCTTTCACCTTCCTGTTGGTGAATGTGCTGTGACGCTAGAAGATGTGGCCTTAATTCTCGGTCTTCCGACGGACGGTCTTCCAGTCACAGGGATGACTATTAGTAGCTTTGATGCCTTAGAGGCGGAGTGTCTCAATCAATTCGGGGTTGCACCAAGAAAGTCAGAGTGCAGAGGGAGCTGTATAAAACTGACATGGCTTCGAGATCTTAGAGAACGCTTACAGTTGGTTGATGAGATCAGTATACAGAGGTATGTCAAGTGCCACATAATGTTATTGATCGGTACGATATTGTTTGGAGACAAGTCTGGAGCATCTGTGCACTGA
- the LOC107487571 gene encoding type I inositol polyphosphate 5-phosphatase 2 isoform X1 has product MHMKAKRGKRSEAFWPSIVMKKWLNIKPKANDFSEDEVDAETETETETESEDDGSFKDSRTRMLQDNPPRTQGNQCIFQSHLSSDAACKGNKTRHRRGKSETLRAQYINSKEVRVTIGTWNVAGRTPSEDLGIDEWLSTQEPADIYILGFQEVVPLNAGNVLGAEDNAPIRKWEAIIRRTLNKSYEPDGIHKSYSAPPSPVLRTTSADDILLAENIDGNAIDMVMNEEYVGTVADNYDLHQQNEAKDIIGISKSLELRKIYGLDLQKIIDWPERPLDAIPQIVDSDAKLRRVLSSSARIGFNRNESSLIYGAGLKRSHHSSGNLGLLWKEQKVIPEIVESLDEVTDLLIAEEDDAFVELPESHVHDNEDGLSALNSRPRYVRIVSKQMVGIYVSVWVQRKLRRHINNLKVSPVGVGFMGYMGNKGSVSVSMSLYQSRLCFVCSHLTSGQKDGARRNSDVHEILRRTCFSSSSVFDTDQPQTIPSHDQIFWFGDLNYRIDMLDTEVRKLVALKKWDQLKNNDQLSKELREGHVFSGWREGLINFPPTYKYEFNSDRYVGENTKEGEKKRSPAWCDRILWLGKGIKQLQYERAEIKLSDHRPVSSIFLVEVEVFDHRKLKRVLNVNSAAIHPEIFLDEDGAIESYY; this is encoded by the exons ATGCATATGAAGGCAAAGAGAGGAAAACGTTCAGAG GCCTTTTGGCCTTCCATTGTGATGAAAAAGTGGCTGAATATTAAGCCTAAGGCCAATGATTTTAGTGAAGATGAAGTTGATGCTGAAACTGAAACTGAAACTGAAACTGAGAGTGAAGATGATG GTTCATTTAAGGATTCAAGAACTCGAATGCTCCAAGATAATCCACCTAGAACTCAAGGGAACCAATGCATATTCCAAAGTCATTTATCATCAG ATGCAGCTTGCAAGGGAAACAAGACAAGACACAGAAGAGGGAAATCAGAAACACTTCGTGCTCAGTACATAAATTCTAAGGAAGTGAG GGTAACAATTGGAACTTGGAATGTTGCTGGAAGAACTCCAAGTGAAGATCTTGGGATTGATGAATGGCTTTCTACTCAAGAACCAGCAGATATTTACATTCTGGG GTTTCAAGAGGTAGTTCCATTGAATGCTGGAAATGTACTAGGAGCAGAGGACAATGCACCAATCAGAAAATGGGAAGCAATCATTAGAAGAACACTAAACAAGTCTTATGAGCCTGATGGAATACACAAAAGTTACAGCGCGCCTCCTTCGCCGGTGCTAAGAACTACTTCTGCTGATGATATTCTTCTAGCAGAGAATATAGATGGTAATGCAATAGATATGGTGATGAATGAGGAGTATGTAGGAACTGTAGCTGACAATTATGATCTGCATCAGCAGAATGAAGCTAAAGATATAATTGGGATAAGCAAGAGTTTGGAGTTGAGAAAAATCTATGGCCTTGATCTTCAGAAGATAATAGATTGGCCTGAAAGACCACTAGATGCAATCCCACAAATTGTTGATTCAGATGCAAAGTTGAGGAGAGTACTAAGTAGCTCAGCAAGAATTGGATTTAACAGGAATGAAAGTTCTTTGATATATGGTGCTGGATTGAAGCGCTCGCACCATAGTTCTGGAAACTTGGGATTGTTGTGGAAAGAGCAGAAAGTGATACCTGAAATAGTTGAGTCCTTAGATGAAGTCACTGACCTGTTAATAGCTGAGGAAGATGATGCTTTTGTTGAGTTACCCGAAAGCCATGTTCATGACAATGAAGATGGATTAAGTGCCTTGAATTCGCGGCCGAGGTATGTTCGGATTGTCAGCAAGCAAATGGTAGGGATCTATGTCTCTGTTTGGGTGCAGAGGAAGTTGAGAAGACACATTAACAATTTGAAAGTTTCTCCTGTTGGTGTTGGTTTCATGGGCTACATGGGAAACAAG GGTTCTGTTTCAGTTAGTATGTCTCTCTATCAATCACGCCTGTGCTTTGTTTGCTCCCACCTTACATCTGGCCAAAAGGATGGAGCTAGGCGAAACTCCGATGTTCACGAAATCCTAAGAAGAACTTGTTTTTCATCCTCTTCTGTGTTTGATACAGATCAACCACAAACAATCCCATCTCATGA TCAGATTTTCTGGTTTGGGGATTTGAATTATCGTATTGACATGTTGGATACCGAGGTTCGAAAGTTGGTGGCTCTAAAGAAGTGGGATCAACTTAAGAATAATGATCAA CTAAGCAAAGAATTGCGAGAGGGGCATGTATTTAGTGGATGGAGAGAGGGATTGATAAACTTTCCACCAACTTACAAGTATGAATTTAACTCTGATAGATATGTTGGTGAGAACACAAAAGAAGGTGAAAAGAAGAGATCTCCAGCATG GTGTGACCGTATATTGTGGCTAGGAAAAGGTATAAAGCAACTTCAATATGAACGTGCAGAAATTAAGCTCTCGGATCATAGACCTGTTAGTTCAATATTCTTGGTTGAAGTTGAAGTATTTGACCACCGAAAACTTAAGAGAGTTTTAAATGTCAATAGTGCAGCAATACACCCTGAGATATTTCTTGATGAAGATGGTGCAATAGAATCATATTATTAG
- the LOC107487571 gene encoding type I inositol polyphosphate 5-phosphatase 2 isoform X2, giving the protein MHMKAKRGKRSEAFWPSIVMKKWLNIKPKANDFSEDEVDAETETETETESEDDGSFKDSRTRMLQDNPPRTQGNQCIFQSHLSSACKGNKTRHRRGKSETLRAQYINSKEVRVTIGTWNVAGRTPSEDLGIDEWLSTQEPADIYILGFQEVVPLNAGNVLGAEDNAPIRKWEAIIRRTLNKSYEPDGIHKSYSAPPSPVLRTTSADDILLAENIDGNAIDMVMNEEYVGTVADNYDLHQQNEAKDIIGISKSLELRKIYGLDLQKIIDWPERPLDAIPQIVDSDAKLRRVLSSSARIGFNRNESSLIYGAGLKRSHHSSGNLGLLWKEQKVIPEIVESLDEVTDLLIAEEDDAFVELPESHVHDNEDGLSALNSRPRYVRIVSKQMVGIYVSVWVQRKLRRHINNLKVSPVGVGFMGYMGNKGSVSVSMSLYQSRLCFVCSHLTSGQKDGARRNSDVHEILRRTCFSSSSVFDTDQPQTIPSHDQIFWFGDLNYRIDMLDTEVRKLVALKKWDQLKNNDQLSKELREGHVFSGWREGLINFPPTYKYEFNSDRYVGENTKEGEKKRSPAWCDRILWLGKGIKQLQYERAEIKLSDHRPVSSIFLVEVEVFDHRKLKRVLNVNSAAIHPEIFLDEDGAIESYY; this is encoded by the exons ATGCATATGAAGGCAAAGAGAGGAAAACGTTCAGAG GCCTTTTGGCCTTCCATTGTGATGAAAAAGTGGCTGAATATTAAGCCTAAGGCCAATGATTTTAGTGAAGATGAAGTTGATGCTGAAACTGAAACTGAAACTGAAACTGAGAGTGAAGATGATG GTTCATTTAAGGATTCAAGAACTCGAATGCTCCAAGATAATCCACCTAGAACTCAAGGGAACCAATGCATATTCCAAAGTCATTTATCATCAG CTTGCAAGGGAAACAAGACAAGACACAGAAGAGGGAAATCAGAAACACTTCGTGCTCAGTACATAAATTCTAAGGAAGTGAG GGTAACAATTGGAACTTGGAATGTTGCTGGAAGAACTCCAAGTGAAGATCTTGGGATTGATGAATGGCTTTCTACTCAAGAACCAGCAGATATTTACATTCTGGG GTTTCAAGAGGTAGTTCCATTGAATGCTGGAAATGTACTAGGAGCAGAGGACAATGCACCAATCAGAAAATGGGAAGCAATCATTAGAAGAACACTAAACAAGTCTTATGAGCCTGATGGAATACACAAAAGTTACAGCGCGCCTCCTTCGCCGGTGCTAAGAACTACTTCTGCTGATGATATTCTTCTAGCAGAGAATATAGATGGTAATGCAATAGATATGGTGATGAATGAGGAGTATGTAGGAACTGTAGCTGACAATTATGATCTGCATCAGCAGAATGAAGCTAAAGATATAATTGGGATAAGCAAGAGTTTGGAGTTGAGAAAAATCTATGGCCTTGATCTTCAGAAGATAATAGATTGGCCTGAAAGACCACTAGATGCAATCCCACAAATTGTTGATTCAGATGCAAAGTTGAGGAGAGTACTAAGTAGCTCAGCAAGAATTGGATTTAACAGGAATGAAAGTTCTTTGATATATGGTGCTGGATTGAAGCGCTCGCACCATAGTTCTGGAAACTTGGGATTGTTGTGGAAAGAGCAGAAAGTGATACCTGAAATAGTTGAGTCCTTAGATGAAGTCACTGACCTGTTAATAGCTGAGGAAGATGATGCTTTTGTTGAGTTACCCGAAAGCCATGTTCATGACAATGAAGATGGATTAAGTGCCTTGAATTCGCGGCCGAGGTATGTTCGGATTGTCAGCAAGCAAATGGTAGGGATCTATGTCTCTGTTTGGGTGCAGAGGAAGTTGAGAAGACACATTAACAATTTGAAAGTTTCTCCTGTTGGTGTTGGTTTCATGGGCTACATGGGAAACAAG GGTTCTGTTTCAGTTAGTATGTCTCTCTATCAATCACGCCTGTGCTTTGTTTGCTCCCACCTTACATCTGGCCAAAAGGATGGAGCTAGGCGAAACTCCGATGTTCACGAAATCCTAAGAAGAACTTGTTTTTCATCCTCTTCTGTGTTTGATACAGATCAACCACAAACAATCCCATCTCATGA TCAGATTTTCTGGTTTGGGGATTTGAATTATCGTATTGACATGTTGGATACCGAGGTTCGAAAGTTGGTGGCTCTAAAGAAGTGGGATCAACTTAAGAATAATGATCAA CTAAGCAAAGAATTGCGAGAGGGGCATGTATTTAGTGGATGGAGAGAGGGATTGATAAACTTTCCACCAACTTACAAGTATGAATTTAACTCTGATAGATATGTTGGTGAGAACACAAAAGAAGGTGAAAAGAAGAGATCTCCAGCATG GTGTGACCGTATATTGTGGCTAGGAAAAGGTATAAAGCAACTTCAATATGAACGTGCAGAAATTAAGCTCTCGGATCATAGACCTGTTAGTTCAATATTCTTGGTTGAAGTTGAAGTATTTGACCACCGAAAACTTAAGAGAGTTTTAAATGTCAATAGTGCAGCAATACACCCTGAGATATTTCTTGATGAAGATGGTGCAATAGAATCATATTATTAG
- the LOC107487572 gene encoding peroxidase 20, with product MEHMKLLLILITVLLNTPSLTRSVDDVLVHEYYQDKCPLAEEIVRHNVEVAVLKDPRLAASLLRLHFHDCFVMGCDASVLLDSVEGMASEKEAGPNKDSLRGFEIIDKIKFLLEEECPLTVSCADILALAARDAVQLRGGPRWDVLLGRKDSLESSFSGANLFIPAPNSSLEALINNFAQQELDIGDLVALSGSHTIGRARCVSFRQRIYEPKQEYHYGYDHYKRYTSFRRILQSVCPITGRDNKFAPLDYETPNRFDNHYFINILQGNGLLGSDNVLISQDYDGRITEQVWAYAANEDLFFKSFARSMIKMGNINVLTGNEGQIRQNCRFVNA from the exons ATGGAGCATATGAAACTCTTATTGATCTTAATTACTGTTCTGCTCAACACACCAAGTCTGACTCGGAGCGTCGATGATGTTCTTGTTCATGAGTACTACCAAGACAAGTGTCCCTTGGCTGAAGAGATAGTGAGACACAATGTTGAAGTAGCAGTGTTGAAAGATCCTCGTCTGGCAGCATCATTACTGCGACTACACTTTCATGATTGTTTTGTGATG GGGTGCGACGCATCGGTGCTTTTGGACAGCGTTGAAGGGATGGCAAGCGAAAAAGAAGCAGGACCAAACAAGGATTCACTGCGTGGATTTGAGATCATAGACAAGATCAAGTTCTTGCTTGAAGAGGAATGCCCCCTAACAGTTTCTTGTGCAGATATTCTTGCACTTGCAGCTCGCGATGCAGTTCAACTG AGAGGAGGACCGAGATGGGACGTGTTGCTTGGGAGAAAAGACTCTCTAGAATCGAGTTTCAGCGGCGCAAACTTGTTTATCCCAGCTCCAAATTCCTCCTTGGAAGCTCTCATCAACAACTTTGCGCAGCAGGAACTCGACATAGGAGACTTGGTAGCTCTATCAGGTAGCCACACCATTGGAAGAGCAAGATGTGTGAGCTTCAGGCAAAGAATCTATGAACCGAAGCAGGAATATCACTATGGCTATGATCACTATAAGCGTTACACAAGCTTCCGAAGGATCCTACAGTCCGTGTGCCCCATTACTGGAAGGGACAACAAATTTGCACCGTTGGATTATGAGACCCCAAACAGGTTTGACAACCATTACTTCATTAATATTCTACAAGGGAATGGTTTGTTAGGCTCTGATAACGTGTTGATTAGTCAAGATTACGATGGTAGAATTACGGAGCAGGTTTGGGCTTATGCCGCCAATGAAGACCTTTTCTTTAAGTCGTTTGCTAGATCCATGATCAAGATGGGGAATATTAATGTACTTACTGGAAATGAAGGGCAAATTAGGCAAAATTGTAGGTTCGTCAATGCTTAG